A window of Longispora fulva contains these coding sequences:
- a CDS encoding peptidase inhibitor family I36 protein, giving the protein MSVQGRSIHLTRRIAVAVSLLVVLLGGMAAPAAASDRAPVGAHQAVDTRTGALLSAWQCDSGAFCVWDGTGGTGNRCSWQNADNDWRSGSITCWWAQNGNVHSMYNNGQNQSYWGVAFYFDANYQYLAGCLHQGWQWDGVNGGMNLRSHRWVTSGC; this is encoded by the coding sequence ATGTCCGTACAGGGAAGATCGATCCACCTCACCCGTCGCATCGCGGTCGCGGTGAGCCTGCTCGTGGTACTGCTCGGCGGGATGGCGGCCCCCGCCGCCGCCAGCGACCGGGCCCCGGTCGGCGCCCACCAGGCGGTCGACACCCGCACCGGTGCCCTGCTGTCCGCGTGGCAGTGTGACTCCGGCGCGTTCTGCGTCTGGGACGGCACCGGCGGAACCGGCAACCGGTGCAGCTGGCAGAACGCCGACAACGACTGGCGCTCCGGCTCGATCACGTGCTGGTGGGCGCAGAACGGCAACGTGCACTCGATGTACAACAACGGCCAGAACCAGAGCTACTGGGGCGTCGCGTTCTACTTCGACGCCAACTACCAGTACCTGGCCGGCTGCCTGCACCAGGGCTGGCAGTGGGACGGCGTCAACGGGGGCATGAACCTGCGCTCACACCGGTGGGTGACCTCCGGCTGCTGA
- a CDS encoding AfsR/SARP family transcriptional regulator translates to MGFDLLGPVRFEHDGQVMVVRRRQERCVLCLLLLEAGRAVPVERLLDLLWDGRAPASSRATVHTYIARLRRMIAPTGLRLETKGAAYQLDVDRRAVDVHRFSDGLDAATRIADPAERLPLLRDLLALWRGPLMADTADDALRERLGTELEARRLTALELHAQAQIEVGLHARACDELLELVRRHPTRERLIWLAMLALYRSGRQAHALEIYRRTRTHLVEELGIEPSAELRGLHERMLRADPTLSAGQVATPRREYLPRDVPDFTGRAGELRWLDTVAGGRSPVAVVSAISGTGGMGKTALAVHWAHDAMHRFPDGQLYLDLRGHGAGAALGAGEALRRLLRMLGLPAASIPDQDDEAAALYRAQLSAQRMLIVLDNAASARQVRPLLPGGPGNLVVVTSRDRLAGLVARDGAHRLDLDTLTDAEAEDLVAQIIGPHRTRAEPQATAAVIRICGGLPLALRIAATNLAEQPGMTLRSWVDAVADDRLDGLAVDGDPDSAVRAVFALSLARLADPAAVLFRRLGLLPVTEVAPWLAADMTGGSDTDAADLLGTLRDASLLSAPRTGARFVLHDLVQLFAREQADADDLAALRRSYRSLLGLAVHADAELPSKHYPTPLPDDPADRAWPLSTAPAQWLADEWDLLVGVARDCVARGWPDLAWRMVAALTNFASNRSYIAEWTDAAETALAAAPDGYGAACLLLGLGGMMRGRGELASTAAMLGRARRLFARHGDDLRAATAASQLSMVYRQLDRVRSAQAAIDWAIARLRDRPPTSQLGQAYVARGNLLTLRDDPQDLVSASFEQAAAVMRAVGDLAGEGHALICLASSLRRTGDPRHALVAAERAAELFVAADDEPGQCAAALELGRLHLDTGDIDAAWTHVRRGLADARDSYHPRAVRNAVQLAGEIALHRDDLPTALALLTEATELSRPLGQTRPLNRALLYLSRAHAAAGDLAAALRTGEEALAVARTIDPPTEQRVLTWLRTLAPPG, encoded by the coding sequence GTGGGATTCGATCTGCTCGGACCGGTCCGCTTCGAGCACGACGGCCAGGTCATGGTGGTCCGGCGCCGGCAGGAGCGGTGCGTCCTGTGCCTGCTGCTGCTGGAGGCCGGTCGGGCCGTGCCCGTCGAGCGGCTGCTGGACCTGCTATGGGACGGCCGGGCACCGGCGTCGAGCCGGGCCACAGTGCACACCTACATCGCCCGGCTGCGCCGCATGATCGCACCCACGGGGCTGCGCCTGGAGACGAAGGGCGCCGCCTACCAGCTCGACGTCGACCGGCGGGCCGTGGACGTCCACCGGTTCTCCGACGGGCTCGACGCCGCAACCCGCATCGCCGACCCCGCCGAGCGGTTGCCGCTCCTGCGCGACCTCCTCGCCCTGTGGCGGGGACCGCTGATGGCCGACACCGCCGACGACGCCCTGCGCGAACGGCTCGGGACGGAGCTGGAGGCCCGACGGCTGACGGCGCTGGAACTGCACGCGCAGGCCCAGATCGAGGTCGGCCTGCACGCCCGAGCGTGCGACGAGCTCCTCGAACTCGTCCGCCGGCACCCCACCCGTGAGCGGCTGATCTGGCTGGCCATGCTCGCCCTGTACCGGTCGGGCCGGCAGGCGCACGCCCTGGAGATCTACCGGCGGACGCGTACCCATCTCGTCGAGGAACTGGGCATCGAGCCCTCCGCCGAGCTACGCGGGCTGCACGAGCGCATGCTGCGGGCCGACCCGACCCTGTCGGCGGGGCAGGTGGCCACGCCCCGCCGGGAGTACCTTCCCCGCGACGTGCCCGACTTCACCGGCCGGGCCGGGGAACTGCGGTGGCTGGACACCGTGGCGGGCGGGCGCTCCCCGGTCGCGGTCGTCTCCGCGATCTCGGGCACCGGCGGGATGGGCAAGACAGCGCTGGCCGTGCACTGGGCGCACGACGCGATGCACCGGTTCCCCGACGGGCAGCTCTATCTCGACCTACGCGGACACGGCGCCGGCGCGGCGCTCGGGGCAGGCGAGGCATTGCGCCGCCTGCTCCGGATGCTCGGGCTGCCCGCCGCGTCCATCCCCGACCAGGACGACGAGGCCGCCGCGCTGTACCGCGCGCAGCTGTCCGCGCAGCGGATGCTCATCGTGCTGGACAACGCCGCCTCCGCCCGACAGGTCCGCCCGCTGCTGCCCGGCGGCCCCGGCAACCTCGTCGTGGTGACCAGCCGCGACCGCCTCGCCGGCCTGGTCGCCCGCGACGGCGCGCACCGGCTCGACCTCGACACCCTCACCGACGCCGAGGCCGAGGACCTGGTCGCGCAGATCATCGGTCCGCACCGCACGCGCGCCGAACCACAGGCCACCGCCGCGGTGATCCGGATCTGCGGCGGCCTGCCGCTGGCGCTGCGAATCGCCGCGACGAACCTCGCGGAACAGCCCGGCATGACGCTGCGGTCCTGGGTGGACGCCGTCGCCGACGACCGTCTCGACGGCCTGGCGGTCGACGGCGACCCGGACAGCGCCGTCCGCGCCGTCTTCGCCCTGAGCCTGGCCCGGTTGGCGGACCCCGCCGCCGTCCTGTTCCGCCGGCTGGGCCTGCTCCCGGTGACCGAGGTCGCCCCCTGGCTCGCGGCCGACATGACGGGCGGATCCGACACCGACGCGGCCGACCTCCTGGGCACCCTGCGCGACGCGTCGCTGCTGTCAGCCCCGCGGACCGGCGCCCGGTTCGTCCTGCACGACCTCGTTCAGCTGTTCGCCCGGGAGCAGGCCGACGCCGACGACCTCGCCGCACTCCGGCGCAGCTACCGGTCGCTCCTGGGGCTCGCCGTGCACGCGGACGCCGAGCTGCCCAGCAAGCACTACCCGACCCCCCTGCCCGACGACCCCGCCGACCGGGCCTGGCCGCTGTCCACCGCCCCGGCGCAGTGGCTGGCCGACGAGTGGGACCTGCTCGTCGGCGTGGCGCGCGACTGCGTCGCCCGCGGCTGGCCGGACCTCGCCTGGCGGATGGTCGCCGCCCTGACGAATTTCGCCAGCAACCGCTCCTACATCGCCGAATGGACCGACGCCGCCGAGACGGCACTGGCCGCCGCACCCGACGGGTACGGGGCGGCCTGCCTGCTCCTCGGCCTCGGCGGGATGATGCGCGGTCGCGGCGAACTCGCGTCCACGGCAGCCATGCTCGGCCGGGCACGGCGCCTGTTCGCCCGACACGGCGACGACCTGCGGGCCGCCACCGCCGCGTCGCAGCTCAGCATGGTGTACCGCCAACTCGATCGGGTCCGGTCCGCGCAGGCCGCGATCGACTGGGCGATCGCCCGGCTACGCGACCGGCCACCGACATCCCAGCTAGGCCAGGCGTACGTCGCCCGCGGCAACCTGCTCACGCTCCGCGACGATCCGCAGGACCTGGTCAGCGCATCGTTCGAGCAGGCGGCGGCGGTGATGCGGGCCGTCGGCGACCTGGCCGGCGAGGGCCACGCCCTCATCTGCCTGGCGTCCAGCCTGCGCCGGACCGGCGATCCCCGCCACGCGCTGGTCGCGGCGGAACGGGCCGCGGAGCTGTTCGTCGCCGCCGACGACGAGCCCGGCCAGTGCGCGGCGGCCCTCGAACTCGGCAGGCTGCACCTCGACACCGGCGACATCGACGCGGCGTGGACGCACGTCCGGCGGGGCCTCGCCGACGCCCGGGACTCCTACCACCCGCGCGCGGTGCGCAACGCCGTACAACTCGCCGGCGAGATCGCCCTGCACCGCGACGACCTGCCCACCGCGCTCGCACTGCTCACCGAAGCCACCGAACTGTCCCGGCCCCTCGGGCAGACCCGCCCGCTGAACCGGGCGCTGCTGTACCTCAGCAGGGCCCACGCCGCCGCCGGCGACCTGGCCGCCGCGCTCCGCACGGGCGAGGAGGCGCTCGCCGTCGCCCGGACCATTGACCCACCGACGGAACAGCGGGTCCTCACCTGGCTCCGGACGCTCGCCCCGCCAGGCTAG